The following are from one region of the Lonchura striata isolate bLonStr1 chromosome 26, bLonStr1.mat, whole genome shotgun sequence genome:
- the UTP11 gene encoding putative U3 small nucleolar RNA-associated protein 11 has protein sequence MSAAFRKAAKARQRPHRERAQPAARTKLGLLEKKKDYRLRAHDYHKKQNALRALQKKALDKNPDEFYFKMIRAEVKDGVHVIKQPKDEITPEQVKLMRTQDIKYIEMKRVAEAKKIERLKAELHLLDAAGSSARRHLFFVDTEREVKEFDIAAHLDTLPELVDRVHNRPTIATLQREAVKGPTDPVHLKKLAQQRKNQYDLLRQRIEREKAMFVISQKIQTRKDLLDKTHKVKVKKETATGPAIYKFKFQRKR, from the exons ATGTCGGCCGCCTTCAGGAAAGCCGCCAAGGCGCGGCAGCGCCCGCACCGCGAGCGGGCTCAG CCCGCCGCCCGGACGAAGCTGGGCTTGCTGGAGAAGAAGAAGGACTACCGGCTCCGCGCCCA TGACTACCACAAGAAGCAGAATGCTCTCAGAGCGCTGCAGAAGAAAGCTCTGGACAAGAACCCCGATGAGTTCTACTTCAAAATGATACGTGCAGAGGTCAAG GATGGAGTCCACGTAATAAAGCAGCCAAAGGATGAAATTACCCCAGAGCAGGTGAAACTGATGAGGACACAGGATATTAAATACATAGAAATGAAAAGAGTTGCAGAAGCCAAG AAAATCGAGCGGCTGAAGGCAGAGCTCCACCTGCTGGACGCCGCGGGGAGCAGCGCGCGCCGGCACCTCTTCTTCGTGGACACGGAGCGGGAAG tTAAGGAGTTTGATATTGCTGCTCACCTGGACACCCTTCCTGAGCTGGTAGATAGAGTGCACAACCGACCAACCATTGCAACGCTGCAGAGAGAGGCAGTGAAGGGACCTACTGATCCTGTCCACCTAAAG aaattAGCCCAGCAGAGGAAGAACCAGTATGACCTCCTGAGGCAGCGCATCGAGAGGGAGAAGGCCATGTTTGTCATCTCCCAGAAAATCCAGACACGGAAGGATCTCCTG GACAAAACTCATAAAGTAAAGGTGAAGAAAGAAACAGCGACTGGTCCAGCTATTTACAAATTCAAGTTTCAGAGGAAACGTTAG